The following proteins are encoded in a genomic region of Amphiura filiformis chromosome 11, Afil_fr2py, whole genome shotgun sequence:
- the LOC140163517 gene encoding uncharacterized protein CXorf65-like produces the protein MTFITVIYGDNEQRMFNPHCTSLILLECIRKHCCRNDGNDGTLDLTDAVGNMKHLPDHLNSYANMYLEGRTKYWLVKVEKGITDEDPTRYTLLTNNSEKYYPDLSHKLQELSRPPSPSGRQSWATVRKKLPKTIKGSKRTHAKKR, from the exons ATGACGTTTATCACTGTAATTTACGGAG ATAACGAGCAGCGCATGTTCAATCCCCATTGCACCTCTCTTATTCTATTGGAATGTATACGCAAACACTGCTGCCGCAATGATGGCAATGACG GTACATTAGATCTAACAGACGCTGTGGGGAACATGAAACATCTCCCTGACCATCTCAACTCATATGCTAACATGTACCTTGAAGGTCGCACCAAGTATTGGCTTGTCAAAGTGGAAA AAGGGATAACGGATGAAGACCCAACAAGATACACGCTGCTCACCAACAACTCTGAAAAATACTACCCGGATCTTTCAC ATAAACTTCAAGAATTGTCACGCCCACCATCTCCATCTGGACGTCAATCATGGGCTACTGTACGAAAGAAATTACCGAAGACTATCAAAGGATCAAAAAGAACTCATGCAAAGAAGAGATGA